From Chloroflexota bacterium, a single genomic window includes:
- the amrS gene encoding AmmeMemoRadiSam system radical SAM enzyme produces MRPALYYKKPSGQSASTQVMCDLCPRRCAIADGQRGECGVRENRAGTLYTMVYGRACAVHIDPIEKKPFYHYLPGSQAFSLATAGCNLHCLYCQNWQISQRRPEEVDYVDLPPEQVVAQAQRYDCPVIAYTYTEPTVFYEYMLDTARLAREKQIRSVVVSAGFINTAPLIELCQAVDAIKIDFKGYSSDFYIRVCQGALRPVLETMKTIRQQGIHLEIVTLVVPTLNDEEEHLRGLCRWIMDELGPDVPTHFSRFYPQYKLTNLPMTPVETLEMARNIALEEGIHYAYIGNVPGHPGDNTYCHHCGEMLIQRQGFTVVANHIVNGKCKFCGQVIPGVWA; encoded by the coding sequence ATGCGCCCCGCTCTCTACTACAAGAAGCCCAGCGGGCAATCAGCCTCAACGCAAGTGATGTGCGATCTCTGCCCCAGGCGCTGCGCGATTGCTGATGGTCAGCGTGGCGAATGCGGTGTGCGCGAAAATCGCGCTGGCACCCTCTACACGATGGTCTACGGACGCGCTTGTGCGGTGCACATAGACCCCATCGAAAAGAAGCCCTTCTACCATTACCTGCCCGGAAGCCAGGCCTTTTCCCTGGCCACCGCCGGCTGCAATTTGCACTGCCTCTATTGCCAGAACTGGCAGATCTCACAGCGCCGTCCGGAGGAAGTGGACTATGTGGATTTGCCACCTGAACAAGTCGTGGCTCAGGCTCAGCGGTACGATTGCCCCGTCATCGCCTACACCTACACGGAGCCGACCGTCTTCTATGAGTACATGCTGGACACCGCACGACTGGCGCGAGAAAAGCAGATACGCAGCGTGGTAGTCAGCGCTGGGTTCATCAACACCGCCCCACTCATCGAGTTGTGCCAAGCAGTGGATGCGATCAAGATTGACTTCAAGGGTTACAGTTCCGATTTTTACATCCGCGTTTGCCAAGGCGCCTTGCGTCCCGTGCTGGAGACGATGAAGACCATTCGGCAACAAGGCATTCACCTGGAGATCGTCACGCTGGTGGTGCCCACGCTCAACGACGAAGAAGAGCATTTGCGTGGCCTGTGTCGCTGGATCATGGACGAACTGGGACCCGACGTGCCGACGCACTTTAGCCGCTTCTACCCCCAGTACAAACTAACCAACTTGCCCATGACGCCGGTGGAGACGTTGGAAATGGCACGCAACATCGCGCTGGAAGAGGGCATCCACTATGCTTACATTGGCAACGTGCCGGGGCATCCGGGGGATAACACCTACTGTCACCATTGTGGCGAAATGCTCATCCAACGCCAAGGCTTTACCGTGGTGGCGAACCACATCGTGAATGGCAAGTGCAAGTTCTGTGGGCAAGTCATCCCAGGAGTGTGGGCATAG